The window ctgaattatgtgaataaaattcttatacaaaatgtttcattgtaaaaatagaaaatatatgattGAATACCAAATGAGCCCTTCATCTTTATATTATTCTATGTACCATCTATCAaatgtgaataatttaaattaaaaccaTAGAGTTAATGTCCATTCACAACACAAGACGTAGTGTGTAAATTTCCAAGCAGTGAAAACAtatacattaaattataattctaGAACTTGTTCAGTATTAGCAGCTCTACATTGTAAATAAAACCAAACATGAACTATAAATAGATAGGCGAGATAGTCACTTAAAACAGACCGAATAACCCTGGCAACTGAGACCTTTCTAACTTTAGaattaagaagaagaagttataattataaagttttgttatatACAAAACATAAGTAACGTAACTCAACCAACATATTAcggtatataaaaatttgtaatgcAATGGAAACAACAAAAACTGTAACGTCAACAGCTAGATATAATACTAGAAGCGGTAAAACCCCTCTAGATTTTGCAACATtcaagaaaaaaacgaaaaaacaattAACTAAGAATCCTGAAGATGTAGCAGAAACATCTATTAATACCGTTATTACTGATTATACAAATCCTTCGAAAAGGAAACATATTACAATAGAAAGtgatattaaaaagaataaaaaagttcCTGCGAATTGGGAACAAGTTTTAAGTAACCTACGAGATATGAGGAAAGAATCAGACGCTCCTGTAGATTCCATGGGGTGCGATAAATGCCACGATGAAAACGCACCTCTACAGgtaagtcaatttttttattttatcatgtTTAGAGAGAAATACGACGATTTTAGGTGCAAAGGTATCAACAGTTGTTAGCTTTAATGTTAAGTAGTCAAACTAAAGATCAAATAACTTTCGCGGCTATGAAAAAACTCATAAATCACGGTTGTACTATCGAAAATGTTCTAAAAACTGAAGACACAAAATTAGGGGAACTTATATACCCCGTTAGTTTCTGGAAAGtaagaattcaattttattcaacttctaaatgtttcaaaaacatgtttgtttattatagaataaagttaaatatattaaaaaaacaagcGAAATGCTTCTTAAAGAATATAATAGTGATATACCAGATTCTGttgaaaaattgtgtaaattACCAGGGGTAGGTCCGAAAATGGCTCATATCTGCATGGAAACAGCTTGGGGACAAATAACTGGTATAGGTAAGTCATTAAATCGTTATTATAGgttaatcttctttttttaatcacATTGATCTTTATCTAAATCGTTACCCAGTCATCAAAATTATTCTGGAACTGTTTCGAACAACACAAGTGCTACAgattagttataaaatatcaaaGGACACTTAAAGTTGACATAAtagattattcttcttttctatgTACTCTATATTATTGGGCAGTTATTAAAACATTCTGTTATATGAggaaaattgatattattatgacATATAGGAAAATTTgcgtaaataattaatttaaagtgaatttttttctataaatattatgTAGGTGTGGATACTCATGTCCATAGGATAACGAATCGTTTAGGTTGGGTAACCACCAAAACTCCGGAAGAAACCAGAAAGGCGTTAGAAGAATGGTTACCGCAATCATTATGGGGTGAAGTTAATTCTTTATTAGTTGGTTTCGGTCAGCAAATATGTGCGGCCGTCAAACCTCAGTGTTCGTCTTGTTTAAATAACGATATTTGCccttttggaaaaaaatatttgaagggCGAAATAAAACGTACGAAAGTTAAAAAATCAACTtgaattgtaatattttctttattttttaaataaaaattcgaattatgaatttgtagtttatttattgcaattttCATCCTGGAATTcgaattatagtttttatacgAGTAACTTACCTTTTGAGCAACATCTATAGAACATGGGCCTTACTAATATGTTTTCACGAACGCGTATATACGTTCTGTAGtattaaaatgtaaacaaaatggCGTCGGCGACGTTTTTCTTAAATACACGTAGTTTTAGagtacataacctcaataaaaTTGGTTTGTAAGGTAAGTTTATAAATGGTCTGTAGTTGatctttaattttaattattatacagaattatatcaaaagtaaactaactaaacttttgttttcattGACATATCACTTGTGACAGTCACAAAACAATTGGCAACATCGCATATTCGTAACTTTATCCatattaaatcaattaatttctgTTGGGGAGACTATTTCccacatttttcttcataaattcggaaaaaaatgaagatttttggaaaaacttcaTTGAAATCAGTCGATTTCTCGATTTTCTACAAGGGGATCGCGATACTAATAAATTACCAAGGTTTTACCACTTTACCTTTAGCTGTGGAGACTATTTTCCATATTGTTTTCATAACATTGCCATAAGAAAAAagattattgcaaaaaattcataaaatcagaagatttttcgattttatagaCTCAAAATACGAGGGAAACGcgataatattaaattaacaagGTTTTACCACTACCTTTAGTTGGGGCGACTATTTTCCatattgttttcataaaattgcCATAGGAACAAAGATTTATGAAATAACCACGAGCTTAGTTGTAACAAAAATAcacgaaatattttgaaaaaacaccaaaaaaattgaaaatcaattaaaaaaaatatatttacacaaAAATCCATgtgaaaaacatataaaacacAAAGCTTACTCACTCACTCATTATAGTTTCCTCCTTTATTCTTTCCTCTTTTATTTCTTCTCCCCTTTTTCTCTCGAATTTTCAACCTTTCCTTTTTCATTTGCATggatttcttcttttgtttttgccgttccattttatttttcatctggaaaactttacttttttttatgcTCTTTGTCGCCTGtttcttcaatatctttttAACCTCTTTTTCCGAattgaatttcgttattttttcttgtttctttttacTCAATATCGGTTTTCGTTTCAATTCCATACCGGGGATTTCGTTTTCTTCGACGTTTCTACTATCACTTTCATCTTCATCAATATCTTCGTATTTTGGTTGATTTGTTCCTATCCAATTGTTTTGTTTCGCTATATCGTTAGTCGAGAGTTCTAACACTTTCACAGTTACGTCTTCATCTTCGTATTTTTCGCTTAATAAATCTTCCAGCTCCGGAATCGGTCTATGTGAAactactaattttttataagattcCTTTGCTTCGGCTTTTATTCGTTTCCTTTCCTCCTTTAGATCCCTTTCGAATTTTTCTTTAGCTTCCTTTTTACGTTGTAATTTCCTTTTATGGAATCCAGTTAAAAATTCTCTGAAAGTTTTATCGAACTTCATCTCCACAACGTgcataaaaaaacatatatatggAATAAAATCTTACCTTCTTTTATTTTCGTCGAataccaaatttattttattgtatctgTTTTTTGATTTCCTTAAATTATTACTTGACGatctcatttttatatttttattttaatctactACATATGTATAGACATGAAATTTGACAACTGTCAATTGTTGACAGCAGTCAAGCGAGTATCTAACAAGTGtattatattgatttaaaaaaataataaaccgaCTTAATTGAAAATCTAATACTTCAAACTTGAttcaatagatatttttttcaatcaattgtcaagaataatagaaattaatgtattatttattctttttatgaTACTGTATTGAGCAGCCGAGTTATATTTTTGACCAATCAGAATTAACTAATGCTGTTAAGTCGCGCTCATCGACATCATGGCTGTCAGTATAAATTTGTTCGCTGAATGATGAACTTCCCCTCTGTTAAATCTGcatatgaaaaaaagtatttgtcaattttttctttgaaaaaagtgttaattagatttagaaaatatatcgCGATGTCAAACGTGAAATGACATTTCGTTTTAATCGGTAAGTAGAAATTTCTCAAtgctattttatataaataaaagtgaaataatatGATCTAATGTATCATATCAAAAAGGAaatggaaacaagaaaaaataattggaatttttgttattactcTTCATAATTCCATTAATATATcgtgaaaattttgttattactaataatatttgaattacttgcataattttaatctttaaaaacgaatttagaatgtaaaaaaataggCCAAGTATTCGTAGGTTCTAATACATGTAATCCAATTAACCATATGGACAAATCACTTTCGTacgtatttaaatttttgtattttatcgattttttctttaattctagCACCTGCAAAAGTTCTTTGTTTCATATTCAGTAAACAATGAGTTCTAGTAGGTaagttaaattaattatttagataaatatatgACTAATACTGATTAGATTTGAAAGTAAATAATTGTTTCGATACAAATACtttctaaatattaatatatttagtacattattcgaaaattatcaattaacactatatatatatatatatatatatatatatatatatatatatatatatatatatatatatatatatatatatatatatatatatatatatatatatatatatatatatatatatatatatatatatatattcattaattCACAAGTGGCTGTCATATAATAGACGTAGGCGtcgatttaaaattagaattaattcATTGTagtgattttaatattaaaacgtGTCTAATGTTACCTATATAAGTCATATACAAGAAGAATTTTACttatttgatgaaataatttagataagtactaaaaattatataaaacaaagtttttttattaatttcgaaaTCCCCCTCGCAGCTACTctcatttattatataaaataacacaCCCGgtatgtttttattgaaaattgcgttttgtataataaaaaataatatttttgcgTTACGAATTATTATTAAgatgataatttattaaaattttgcaaataatgAATCTTCCATATTGTTTTGTCGTTTTCTATAGCTTTTGCCTTTACGACATTGCCGATATGAACCAATAAGAACGTCAGATACGCCTCACTGACATTTACTTGGTTGTAAAACCAAAAGTTACTAGATATCTCACTAGAATCGCTAAttatgagtaataaaatggccTACTTTACACTCGCATCAACTAACCTTTTTACTATGTGTTTTTCTATGTGCTAGacgtttagaatattttataaaccaaTGTCGGAATCACCCCAGCTGATCCTATTGACATTTAGTTGGTTGTAAAACCAAAAGTTACTAGATTTCTCACTAGAATCGCTTATTATGAGTAATGAAAATGGCGTCAATAGTATGGGAAACGTTTGATTTCAGATTAGATCGACTTTTCGTTCTATTAGAAACCGGTAGTTCGTCAGCTACACGATCTGCGGCTGCTAAACAATTAGGGGAAGTACAAAGATTGTATCCGCACgaattgaaaacattattatcGCGAACATCGACTTATTTGAGATCTCCTTCGTGGGAGACTAGGATAGCGGCTTCTGAAGCTGTTAGAGCTAT of the Diorhabda carinulata isolate Delta chromosome 7, icDioCari1.1, whole genome shotgun sequence genome contains:
- the LOC130896140 gene encoding nucleolar protein 12, encoding MRSSSNNLRKSKNRYNKINLVFDENKRREFLTGFHKRKLQRKKEAKEKFERDLKEERKRIKAEAKESYKKLVVSHRPIPELEDLLSEKYEDEDVTVKVLELSTNDIAKQNNWIGTNQPKYEDIDEDESDSRNVEENEIPGMELKRKPILSKKKQEKITKFNSEKEVKKILKKQATKSIKKSKVFQMKNKMERQKQKKKSMQMKKERLKIREKKGRRNKRGKNKGGNYNE
- the LOC130896137 gene encoding endonuclease III-like protein 1, with protein sequence METTKTVTSTARYNTRSGKTPLDFATFKKKTKKQLTKNPEDVAETSINTVITDYTNPSKRKHITIESDIKKNKKVPANWEQVLSNLRDMRKESDAPVDSMGCDKCHDENAPLQVQRYQQLLALMLSSQTKDQITFAAMKKLINHGCTIENVLKTEDTKLGELIYPVSFWKNKVKYIKKTSEMLLKEYNSDIPDSVEKLCKLPGVGPKMAHICMETAWGQITGIGVDTHVHRITNRLGWVTTKTPEETRKALEEWLPQSLWGEVNSLLVGFGQQICAAVKPQCSSCLNNDICPFGKKYLKGEIKRTKVKKST